DNA sequence from the Candidatus Methylomirabilis lanthanidiphila genome:
ACCGGCCTGTAGTCCATGTCGCTACCGCAACTGTCCTATCGATCATCGATGTATGCAGGCGCTGGATGTGGAAAGGGTAGTGGCCGCAGCGGAAGCCGTTCTCACCCGATCACCCTTGACCGCTGTGGCAAACGTCCGACGAACACCGGCGATCTTTCTTGACCGGGACGGCACCATCAATGAGGAGATAGGGGCGATTCAACATCCGGATCGTATGAGACCGATCCCGGGGGCGGCGGAAGCATTGAAACGCCTCGGTGAGGCGGGGTATCTGCGGATCGTGGTCAGCAACCAGGCGCGGGTTGCCCGAGGGGACGCAACCGAAGAGCTGGTTGACGTGACGCATCAGCGACTTCTGGAATTGCTCCACGCCGATGGGGGCGAGACCGACGCCTTCTACTACTGCCCTCACCATCCGCGAGAGGGGCGCTTCCCATACAGACGGGACTGCCTGTGTCGCAAGCCCAATCCCGGATTGGTTCAGCAGGCGGCCTATGAGCAGCAGGTAGACCTGGAGCGATCGTATGTGGTGGGGGATAAGGTGAGCGACATGCTGCTCGCCAATCGACTGGACCTGCCTTCGGTGCTGGTCCTGACCGGCTATGGGCGCGAGTCGTTGGAACGTCTGCATGCGGCGGGCGGTCCGATGCCGGCCTGTACGACAAAAGATCTGCTGGGTGCCGCTGAGTGGATTGTGCAAAGGCGCAGCCCGGGATGACCACCTCGTTGTGGACCGACCCCGTGCCGATGGACCAGGTGCGGCGGATTCTTATCATCAAGCCGAGTTCGCTTGGCGATGTAGTGAATGCGCTCCCGTTCCTCAGCTCGCTCAGACAGCGATACCCTGATCGATACATTGCATGGCTGGTGGAGGAGGAGGCGGCAGAACTGCTGCTGGGTCACCCCTTGCTGGATCGCGTCATCGTATCAGGTCGCAGACGATGGAGTCGGGAGATACGATCCCCCTTTCGCGGGTCTGCGGCGCTGCGAGAACTTGCTGCGCTGATCGCCGAAATCCATCAGGGTCGGTACGACCTTGTAGTCGATTTACAGGGACTGCTGAAAAGCGCCCTCATGGTGATCTGCGCTGGGGCGCAATTTCGGGTCGGCCTTGCCGGGGCCCGAGAGGGGAGCAGGCGCGCGTTGACTCACGTGGTCCCGCTTCCAGCCGGACCGCTGCATGCTGTGGATCGATACCTGGAGGCCGCCAAGTGTCTGGGCGCAGAGCCGTTATTGAAGACGTTTGTATTCTCATCCCGTCCCGACGACGGGGCGAGGGCGGAGGCGCTCCTGACTGAGGCAGGCGTAGGGCCGAATACGTTGGTCATTGCCCTGAATTCCCAGGCGCGTTGGCCGACAAAACTCTGGGGAGAGGAGCAGTTTGCGCAGGTGGGGGAGGTCCTGGCGCGTCGACACGGGGCGAAGATCGTAGTAATCGGATCTTCCTCGGACCTTCCGGCGGCCAGGCGTCTGGCGCGTCGCATGAACCCGGCGCCGTTTGTAGCAGCCGGTCGGACGGATCTGAAGGTGCTGATTGCGCTCATGAAGCGGATCGACCTCCTGGTGACGGTAGATTCCGGCCCTATGCATCTGGCCGCCGCACTCGGGACTCCGCTCATCGCGCTCTTTGGTCCGACCGATCCCCGCCTCATC
Encoded proteins:
- a CDS encoding membrane protein, encoding MTTSLWTDPVPMDQVRRILIIKPSSLGDVVNALPFLSSLRQRYPDRYIAWLVEEEAAELLLGHPLLDRVIVSGRRRWSREIRSPFRGSAALRELAALIAEIHQGRYDLVVDLQGLLKSALMVICAGAQFRVGLAGAREGSRRALTHVVPLPAGPLHAVDRYLEAAKCLGAEPLLKTFVFSSRPDDGARAEALLTEAGVGPNTLVIALNSQARWPTKLWGEEQFAQVGEVLARRHGAKIVVIGSSSDLPAARRLARRMNPAPFVAAGRTDLKVLIALMKRIDLLVTVDSGPMHLAAALGTPLIALFGPTDPRLIGPYGGDGVVLRVPLPCSPCSKRRCRIEIDRLCMHSISVEEVAEAASARLARGARDATGAITAMTQQTL